The genome window aaaaaaaaaaaaaaaaaaaaagctatggcTCCTGGCAAACAGCACAATTAGAAACCctcaatttttatttaaaaatgatccaTATCCACAGTGACATAAGAATATAAAACCTATTTACAACACATGAAAAAGGATTTTGAACGCAATAAGTCTGAGgacactttacattttaattttatttgttttacaacTCTAAGagtattctgtttaaaaaaaaaaaaaagttacataatTACAATAGTACTGGAGATGGTTAGGTAACAAATCTTTCTCCTTATTAGAAggtccatgaaaaaagtaaacataatGAGGTTAGTTGAAATGCTTATCCAATACTACtttaattcaaagaaaaaaaaaactgagcaattATTGAATTGCTAATTGCACTTTTCCAGTGCATCTGTGACAAGATTAATATTTCCAGATTTCACTGGCTTTTTTGCTATGAAGGCCATGATGACTTTGCACATGTGCCTTATCACAAAACTGCAGTGACTGAAAAACTTaccacaaatacacaaaaatgtagAACCTTATCACTGACAGACTGCTCAGCAATCTGTACCCTTGCAATAGAATACAGTAACATTTAGAAATGCTTCAGGTTCAAATGCTCCAGTTTGTGCTCTTGCAGATTGTATACGGTTTTTCCACCAAAAACCCCGTCTCAAACAGTAACAAGCTAAAAGACTGTGCTTACAGATAATGTGAATTAGACACTCAGAGCAGAACCAGACACTGGCTTGGATCACATTACAGACCAACCTTAAAAGGAGCACAGAACCCTAATTCAAGATCAATGTTCCACAGAGAATTAAACAAAGAGCAAATGTTCTCATTAGTAATCAGCTGAAAGACTATCTAAACATTGGGATACAAAAGGGACATCGTCCTCTAACATTAGGcaatcttaaaaataaataacctaGTCTTATTACACACTAAAGTAATTTTATAACTTAAAAGATGAGAGAAATCCAcaactgcaaataaaaataaattcaactgGCCTTTACCACAATTGCCCTATCAATGGTTTTGATTTTAAACACTTAACACAAAAACACTTAAGAGGACATAAAAGCATTTGGGGGAATATAAGTGCGTAAAGCCGCAAACTACGAGGGGTGTATGTATCACTGGGGTCTGATCAGCGTATGGGCTGATTGACAACATTAGAAACTCAGTGGACAGAAACTGACACAGTGCATCTCCATAAACGGGTGTACACTTTGGAAATTTACTAGGCAGATTTTGTCAAAATGTTTTGCTAACATTTAAAGCATAAGTGGTGTGGAACTTTAAAAGAGAGCAGTGGGTCTGAGGTATAAAGCAACTTTTAGTCAGTCCACAGCGTAGGACTTCTGTGAGCTGTGAGAGGAGTCAGTACGGGTTATGGGAAGAGCCAGTAAGTGTTGTGGGAGGAGTCCCATGGTGAGTGACAGCTGAGGCTCCTCAGATCAGAGGTGACAGCTGGCTGCGAGCCTCAGCACTTAGCATCCTCATCTGTAAGACATTATAGCACAGTGGGAAGTTAGAGTAAGGACTGAGCATGCTCAAGAGAAGAGGCACACGTGTTAACGCCAACCATGCACACATCAGCACGTGTACATTCACAGACGTGAGAACAGGGACCGAGGATCACATCAGAGGCGTTGCTGCATGGCGTACACGATAAGTCCAGCATCTGTCACCACAACAAGGGTAACAAACAACAAGACTGAGCCACTGTATTCAACACACATGTTCCATGCTTCCTTTCATTCCTGATCATCGCTTCTTCATCTGTGTAGCGGAATAGTTCAATTGTGgctaatatttaaataatcagTAGATACATGGAGTACCACACTTGTCTTTTGGGGATGTACATTCATTGCTGCTGAATAACCATCGAGCGTCAGCTATACTTACTCTGAATGAGACAAAGTATCCTTCTGGAGCCTGGCCCTAGCAGAGGTAGACAAGTTTAACTCTCCTcctgaaaaaaataagactTTATAAATAATAGAAGGGGACATATTATATGGCTTAGAAAAATTATCTTCTCCTTACCTTTGATAAGATCAAGGAAGTAGAGTAAAACAACAGCTATCAATGcaactaaaagaaaaagaacattaGACAAATAAGCGCCGATTCCACAGAACGATGAGCAGTACACATAAGGACATTTCACACCgttaaatattgtaagttttCATGATGTGTCAGGAGgcaaaaaacattcatttttagcACCAAGCAGAATTAGTCTATAGAGCCAATCCTATAGACTCCAGTCTTGCCCATACAAGAGGTCAACCAGGAAAGACCAGTCCCTCTCCAGAGGAATACTCACTGCAGACACAGGCACAGAAGAAGACCTCCAGAAACAAGTAACCCCGGCTGTCAAGGATGGCGCCTGCTGCCATAGCGATCAGTGCCAGCCCCAGGTTCTGTATGGACTGCATGCTAGGAAAAGAAAATTGGGTAGCACTGCACTCACTACTTACACAACCCTAGAAGCAaaaggctttgcatttaaaactcATGACAGACAATGGTGTCATATCCTGGCATAAATAGGCCTTGACAGTTATACAGAACTCACAATCCGTAGGCAGTTCCCAGCTGGTGCTCTGGAACGACAAATGCCACCATGGGCCACAGAGCACATGCCAGCAGGGAGTAGGACACTCCCAGCAGACACTGGGGGAGGAACATAGAAAGcctcagaatcagaatgaggttttatttgccagCCATACCAATTTGCCATTAATCAGCACACATATGAGACAGTAGATGCTTTTAGTGACTACCACGTGCAATCGCAACAAGCGATATGCATACACAGTAACATGCATGACTATAGTAGAGCTCATGTTCTGGGTTATATTTAAAATCAGTTGACAACATTGGGAAAATAAGGAGAAGGTCTCACCATAGCAATCCAGGGATTCCAGAAGGTGAAGGCAAGCATCATATGTGAAGCAAGTGTGATGATCACAGCCATCAGCACCCAGATTATATTCTTCCCAGTCTTGTCCACCAAGAAACCCAGCAGTGGTGAGGCTGGGGCTGAGATGATGTACACGATGCTGACGAAAAGCAAAGCCACAGGTGGCATTATGTTTAGGGCTGAAATCCATCTAAATCAGTCTACTGACAGAAGCACTAAAAGTATGAAGTCAAAAATCAGAAAGTCACTctaaaaacagcactgaaactATAACACTACAGCTAAGAATGGACTGGAAAGGAGAGGACATTACCTGTTTATTGCACTAGCTTGGACAGGTGAAAAGTTAAACTTCTCAATGAAGAAAACCCTGAGGAGAAAAAGCATTGGTTATGAGAGGCTATAACCCACTTTCCAGGCCTTCTGCAAATAAAGGTTATTGGTCTTGCTATTGTCCCTGCCCGGTTGCTATTAAGTGCTGGGTTGCTCACTGATCCCCCTCCACGGTGCTGTGCTCAAAGTTATCAAATGCAAATCCACAGCCTAGTGACAGAGCTTTGTCTACATTTGTTTTGCGCAACAATCATTTGTTCAGCAGGTATTAGTTTCGGAAAAAGAAACATACTTGGGTTGCCTCATAATGCAAAGGCTCATTTGTCACAAGTCTGTTGATTTAAACTTTGATGAGAAATGtacaaacatgatttttttttttttttttaagcttacATACAGTAACCCATCTCTTATCAGGCAAAGTTCAAACACTTCTAATTCtatgctctttttaaaaaaaaaaaaaaaaaaaaaaaaagttcacaccAGTATGCTAAGATTAGAGATGACCTTAATCCCAATACAGacataactgatttttttttttttttaatacttaaagCAAACTTACACACACTCCTACTTCACAGATGATTACTATTTGACATCTTATGAAGAAAACTGTATTTACACTTGTAcctcaaattaaaaacaattagaaCCGGAAGGAACATAAATTGGAATTGTTTGTAAGTCCACCTAGTATTACTATGAATAAAAGCTTACTACAGCtttgtcccttgatttattcacagattcATGGAAGATAACTTGCTTCATGTACTACTTCTGTGCTTCAGGAGCCACAGAAGAATGAAATAGTGATGTAGAGAAAGAAATTGAGTGTAACTGAGGATGAAGTTATGAGAAAGTATTAGGTGTCTAACCTTAAAATCCCAACTACTGTACTGGCCATGAAGTGACGAGATTCATCATATAAATATTTGtcaacactaagtcactttcatttttgcaaTCAAAAAGGGTAATAATGGACAGGTACCTCTAGTTATTTGCTGGGTAGTTTCTGTATAAGTTTTGGAAAAAGccataatatataaaaacacactgactAAAATCCATCTAGGAAATCAACCAGCCTTCACCTGGCACTACCCCCTCTTTCCTCTTTCATTCTGACTGCATCTTACTGCCCAACAGTGGCAGAGAGGGGAAACACAGGCCATTTTTTGCtcttaaagaaatattttagaaaatggaaCAGCGAAGcaagtgcagttaaaaataaactcaaaTGTTCATacctttaaaaattcataacttgatgTAACACAAGGTATAtgcataattaaacatttacatttattgatttcgctgacacttttccctcaaagcgacttacaaggttaagctacttacaattatttacccatttttacagctgtgtaattttactggagcaattcagggcaagtaacTTTCTCAAGGTttctacagctagaggtgggatttgaacctgcaaccttttgttctaaaggcagcagctctacctcCCATGCTATTAGTCTTAAGAGTTTTTATATAAACAtgatggaaggaaaaaaggaaaaaaaaagtccatatTACCAAAATCAAAACTTCAGGCAGATAAGCAGGTAACTGAATTCCACATAGTTTTACCCTGTTTACCATCATAAGCAGGAAATGGTATGTTACATCTACTGTCACAAAATAAGAGGTGAAAGAGTAATGTGCGAAATACTCACTGGCCAAGCCCAATGAAAGGGAAGATGGCCACATAGTAGCCCACACAGATGATGAAGATTAGCCACAGTGAGAGAGGAAAGTCCTTCACATCTGTCAGCTTAATCACTTCCCCTATGGGAGAAGAAAATGCCACAGAGCCAGCTGAAACTGGAGAAGTCAACACTTTCATTTGCACATTAAGCACATGTTGTCAAGCAAGGCCAGACAGACTCCTCCAAAGGACTCACCAGTTGAGCATACTTCCTTCTTCAAAATCCTCTCAGCTCTCCTGTCCAAGTAGCCCAAGACCAAGGCACAAAtcaaggaaaacacacaggtgGCTgcagctaaagaaaaaaataaccaaattgataacaacaaacaaaaaaaaaaaaaaaaaaaaaaaaaaagctgatcaCTTTTTCTTACCCCAAGACATGTTCACATTTTAAGTCTGATTAAAACAAGACAAAGACATCGAAAATACTCCAGAATAAAGAAAACGCAACAGTCCTCCTACAATTTCTACTCAAACTTTAAACACGCAAAAGCGAAACTACACAATACCAAGACAGTTGCGGTTACTGTATTTGGTTACGCTGTCAAGAGcacatttcatttctctttcctGCCACAAAATGTTGAAGTACACATTAGAAACAGAATGAGATCAAGtttcaataattttgttttgttcatatcCATTTTCCTAtgcaatttcttttattaaaaaaagggaacaaatTACTCGGCtctccattatttttattatctgcaactgcttgtcagcaGACAGTTGCTAGATCTATAACCTATCCCACATAAGCACAGGAGGCAAAGGAGAGTACatccagaatgggacaccagtctaatCACAGCGCACTCACATGAACAGtcacattaagggcaatttagagtcaccagatCTCTACAAATGCACCTTTGGACCCAGGTCTAAAAAAATTGAAGCACTCAGAGGAAAGTGACATAAGAATGAGAATATGAAAATTCTGCAGACCGAGCTGAATTGAAGCCCAGGAGATGAGGCCcctgtgttatatttttattcattcaccttacacttttctccaaagcagcttacaatgtcaaCGTACtggcaatgatttacccatttatagagataggcaattttactggagcaatttagggtgaataccttactcaagggtattacaacagggaagtgagatttaaacctgtgacttcAGAATCCAgaagcagtagcactaaccactgtgccaccatgccgccctccCAGGaactcatttattttaaaagtaaaaatcactgcagttctGTATTATCCCATCTTTCGTTCAATCGCTGCACTTATTCAATGTAATGCTAAACCAAATGCCAGTCACTTGCTAAATTCATGACTTAGTGCAAATAAAGTCTGGTGAACTACCAAACCTACAAAGAACCAGAACTACCAGTTCTCTTGACATGGAGTTGGGACTTATGTGACACTGATTAAACTTGTTTATGCTAAGATTTAATTACAATTCAGTATGTATGTTCAGTGATTTACTGGAAATGCTGAAAATTACTCTGGTCCCTGGAATCAGTACTCCTACTTTCACCCACTAAACCCCCTAAATTTGACCCATAGTGACATAATCTTGTCTCTGAAACCAACCAATCATCAGTGTGATGCCCAGGGTCGTGTATCCCGTCCCATCTCGGAGGCCCCGAATGTTCTCGTACACCAAGCCCATGACATTCATGTTTACAGTGCTGCCCTGGAGGGAGGAGgcaatgaaacacacatgcTTGCACTAATGAAACTGCAAAAAGAAGAACTTGTATACTCCAAAAATACTACAGAATATTAGTGAACAACATAGTTCATTGAACATGTCACATTAAACCAATACAAAATGCAGCTTTCCTTTCAATCTCCAGTCCATTTTTACTTGATGAATCACAGTGGTTACCACCAACGTCGCTACTCCTACAATCCCAGACAAATCCCCATTTACTTCCAAAGTAAATGTTTACCAGACGGGCCATGCTGAGCTGAAGGCCAAACACCAGGTTTAGTCCTTTCCCTTTGAACCAGTTCACCGCATAGGTGTTCTGGGCCACTGCCAGGGACTCTCCTCCAATCCTGCCCAGGGAGGAAGCAGGAATCAGAGGGTGAgcaagggagggggggggggggggggaattctgttctgttcattctgaaaatacattttaacatcaCAGATGGAAAAAACTATTACCCAAAAACAAAGCGTCCAAGAATCATCAGCCAGAAGGCATTAAAAAGGGCACCAGCAGCAAATATgaccttaaaaagaaaaagaagctgTTTACATAGCAACAAGTAGTACaccaaaaatacatacattaagAAATGACATGTACTTGCACTGCAGCAACTGTGCAGATACCTGCACAGAACTTTGGATACACTTTTGAAACAACTTTGCAAAAGgctgaataaatgagttttCATCATGTAATAAATACCTACCTGTCCAACGCATACAAAGAGGGAAAAGATGATCGTTCCCAACCTGAAAGAGAAACAACATCTAACTGCCCTAAAGAGACCAATCACTATAGGTAAGACATCAATAAAATTTTGTCAATTTCTGAAATTACtgtacaaaaaatatacatctGTAGAAACAGATTTAAGAacataaacacaggaagaaaactAAAGAATGAGAAAGCAATTACGTCCTGCATTCTACGCAGAAAGACCTGGTTACAGGAAATATCAGCAAAATGTGAGGACGTAGATTTAATAACCAGTTAACctgttaaaattatttcctcCTCCAAATATACAATACACCAAAGGTACTGCGAGCTTCATCCATCCACACATTAAGAAGGGCAGATGGATGTCAACTATGCGAGTGTTTGGTGTAGAAACAAGGATCTGACCTGATGCCAAACACTCTGTCCAGTAGGAAGCCTCCCAGGAAGCAAAGTACCACATTAGGCCAGGAGTACCAAGCATACAACTGCATGAAACTGGATGTGTTTAAGTCCATGTCCTGGAAAAGGAGGGAGACACACAGAGATGATAGTTACTATAGTAAGAGTGCCCTTCCCAAATTTATCTTCTATATTATGTtcttttcacttattttcattttgatttactGATCTCCActgcttttaaaacacaaattgtgCAAAGCAGCTCATTATGCTGAATCTTGAATAATGAGAACGtaaactacctacaatcatTACCAAAATCAGATGCAAAAGTGTTTAGACATCCCtatattttgtccattttgacAGAATAATATCTTGAgtataatgcaaaaaatatttaaaaccgTTTACTTGAAAATGGCTCAAAATGACATGTTATAGActgcaatgttttatttctcctcTAACATATCAACTGTACAGATCTATTAATTGCTTTTTCACCCAGTTTTAATGGTATTAAAATTCATTTGGAATAAATTGCTTGTCCTGTACATGGTCATGGAAGGGAACATTAGAGAAGCACACATTAAGAGGCAATTTCAGATTTCTCAGATCACGTAAAACATGCATctggattgtggaaggaaagtACAATACCGGGGGACACAGAGACATCATGCAAACTCCTGCTTTCAGCACTTCTCTTATATTTGGAGCAAAATGTTCTTGACATGACACTACTCCACAACCCATAAGAGGGGGTCTTTCTGGATTCCTTCAGTTTTGTGAACTAATGCATTATTTTCCATAATacgaaaaacaaaatgaatgttaTAAGGAATGTTCCTTAATATATTAGCAAACCCATTCTGATGAGAACAATCTTTGTGTCCGATTCCTTTGTTGATCGTCTCAGTTTGCATCTGATGCGTCTGAAGATTTTGCCAGATTGAGAGAAGTAAGGGACCCATTCAGTATTCAGCTCCTTGGTAGTAGAGGTATTGCTCTTTCTTGTAAATGTCGCTCCAACTCCACTCAGATTACTCCAGGAATGGGTTCAGTTAAACTCAATTCTTTTCTGAAACCATTCTTCCTAGTAAGGCCATTaagtgcaagaaaaaaagagcCATGTAAATGCTGTATTAGTAATAATGAAGATGAAAATTTTTAAGTGTTGAACAAACTAACATGGAATAAAGCCCCAGCTTCATCACCCTTGCCTTGCAGTGTCTTCCACAAGTCCCTCTGACATTACCATTCAGATTACCAGTGCTATTGGAAGAATCAGCAGACATTACTGCTGACAACAACTGCTGTACCTGATTGCTACATGAACCAAACCAAGTAAAATCATTAGCTACCTTTGTACTTCTGTTCCTATTAGATCAATAAATCTGACCACACTTTGCACATTTGGGAGCATCAGCCTTCAAAtcaatttacttattttttcagcacctcatttatgcatttctagTATCTAGAAAGTTTTTACAGGTCATTCAGGGAGCCAGAATTTAGCCAGAAActgacaatggaaaaaaaaatgtcagatgagACTAGTAATATAAAGTTCTAAAAAGCCAAATTTGTTAACAGAAAAGCTTTCAGTAGGGTTCTTTTGTAATTAACCTATAAGAAGCCAAGCCCTCTTATGTGAAATTGCCAGCTTTGGCCTGGTTCTGCTACACTCACTCAGCCCATAGCAACAGCCAGCCAggcaatttcaataactgctggtCCCGACCCGGGTCACCGTGTGCCGGAACCTATCCCGGAATTATTAGGCTCAAGAAGGTGAggggagggggtacaccctggacaagccATAGCAACAGGGAAGCACCAAATCAGTCTCTGccatacacatttaaatttattaagtTGAGGCTGTCTTTCAGAGTCACTTACATTATTAGGGTACTTATGATggtttacccacttatacagctgagtaatttatcATGGGGCAATTCATGATAAGTATGTAGCTCAGGCATAGTACAGTGGATGATTTTAACTTGTTCCACTAGGTGCAAGATGGCAGATTTAACCAGTACACTACTGTATAGCCTCTACACACAGAATATGTGGATACAACAGCAAAGTATTCTTTGCATTTCAACCTCACAGGTACCCTAACCTGTGCCGAGCATGTATTTGGAAGGACAAAACATACACAACTgccacaagagaaaaaaaacaaaatcgaTCAACAGCAGCCCACCGGCTTCATCCTTTTCTGGATTTAAGTGTTTTACAGTCTTACCAAACACTGTACTGTTTCCATGCGGAACAAGTGAAATTTGTAAGTTTAACAGCAACACGAtcattttgcattattaatCTACATGTCTTGCACTTTTGCTGAAGGTGACAAAGTACGAGATAACtaacttcattcattcattcattcatacatacagcagggtgttctaGGCTAGTAATGGTATCTTATCTATCCagtggaactcaaacctgcaaccttcacatTTTAAGGGGGCAACCAATGACAGCACCACCTGCAGCCCCATACGATGCGATGGGGTAAACTTATTAGCTACTCAGTAGGAGAGTACGTTTCGTAGAACTTAGACTAGAGCATGGGCTTTTGGTGTCTATGCGTTaggtaataaacaaaaataggCGCACGTGAGCTGGAGTCGCCAGCGTGCGCGTGCAGCAGGCGCCTGGGATGGGAAGACATCCGGAAGTGCCGCGTGCCGTGCGCGCTCACCTgtttcacctgctgctgcagagcgGACGGGTTGTCGTAGCAGAAGTAACTTCCTGCGGGAGAGCAGAGCTGTTAGCGCCGCCGGCACGAGCCCggcaggtacacacacacggTCTCGCGAATgtatcagtcagtgtgtgtgtatatattaacatGATGGGCATGGTGGTCAGCTCCATCATGAGTCCACATCCACACCACCACTAGTAGTAGTCGTGGCGCTCGGTAAGCGCGCCGCCACCGCTTCATTGGCCGCATTAGCGAACAGTTTACTTTTAAGCACCAAATTCGTGAACCAAAAAGTTTCCCTCCTCGACCTCGTCgtcgtgtgtctgtgtgtgactgactggGGCGTTACGTTAGTCGACGACGACGACGGACGTTGCGTTCAACTGCTTCACTCACCGAAGCCTAAGAAACACATTAAACTCAACACGATGATTCTGTGCGGCCACCGCGTCGGATCGCAAATGGCCGCCATGGTCCTCgaaccgccgccgccgctgccgcgcTCGTCCCCATCATCCTCCTCTCCATCCATCAGCTTGCGGCTCTCCTCTCCGCCCGCCATGTTCCACCGGCCCGGCAGCGAAAACAAGGCGCGAGCGCGGCGCTGTCATGTGACCTTGTGCGCCGTCTCGTGACACGCTGCGCGCTCAAGTCAGCTGATTCCTTTAATTGCCTCCCTCCCTGCCCCGCGCGAGGGAGTCGGCGTTTCGCAAGAAACAGCTCCGCGTGTCTGTCAGGTATTGCTGTTTAACCGTGTTCTTCACCACACCTCCTTCCTTGGCTGGCCGCTATGTACAAACACGTGACGAGACAACAAACCTATTTTGATTTTAGTGAATAGAATGAGAATAACGGCCAGTAAGTAAACGCCAGTCGGGTGCacggtgacagagagagagagagagagaaaaatccTGCTGCTTTCggtgtcggtgtgtgtgtgtgttcatgtccGGCGCAGGTGCCGGTCCAATGAGCGTGTAGGACGAGGTCGCCGAGCAGTGGAgggttaggtgtgtgtgtgttgccagtCAGCATCGCCACACTGCTACTGCAGAGATGAACCTGCTGCAACATTTGGAGTCCTTAGCTTTAAGTTAAAAGTTCAGCAAATAAATGGCGAAATTCATCCGTGACTCGACTTGCCACACGTGGCTCAAAGACAAAGTCCGTCGCCGGTGCGACACGAGTTTGCCTGTTGTTCTCCGCACGTGATCCTCCGTCGCTTCCCTGCTGCTGTCGCGCTCAGGAGACTCACATCATGGCATCATGGCGaccctccttcttctccttctcctcctcctccgttcATTCCGTctcatccccccccccgttgcTGTTAGCGGCCTCTCCGGGCCTCAATTCCGCTGCGAATCAATGGCATCTACTACTAGCCGCGTCCTGCCATGGCATATTTCACCTCATCTGGCTCATCTGTCTGCGGATTTAATCTGCGTTTGACAA of Scleropages formosus chromosome 10, fSclFor1.1, whole genome shotgun sequence contains these proteins:
- the mfsd1 gene encoding lysosomal dipeptide transporter MFSD1 isoform X1 is translated as MAGGEESRKLMDGEEDDGDERGSGGGGSRTMAAICDPTRWPHRIIVLSLMCFLGFGSYFCYDNPSALQQQVKQDMDLNTSSFMQLYAWYSWPNVVLCFLGGFLLDRVFGIRLGTIIFSLFVCVGQVIFAAGALFNAFWLMILGRFVFGIGGESLAVAQNTYAVNWFKGKGLNLVFGLQLSMARLGSTVNMNVMGLVYENIRGLRDGTGYTTLGITLMIAAATCVFSLICALVLGYLDRRAERILKKEVCSTGEVIKLTDVKDFPLSLWLIFIICVGYYVAIFPFIGLGQVFFIEKFNFSPVQASAINSIVYIISAPASPLLGFLVDKTGKNIIWVLMAVIITLASHMMLAFTFWNPWIAMCLLGVSYSLLACALWPMVAFVVPEHQLGTAYGFMQSIQNLGLALIAMAAGAILDSRGYLFLEVFFCACVCIALIAVVLLYFLDLIKGGELNLSTSARARLQKDTLSHSE
- the mfsd1 gene encoding lysosomal dipeptide transporter MFSD1 isoform X2, translated to MAGGEESRKLMDGEEDDGDERGSGGGGSRTMAAICDPTRWPHRIIVLSLMCFLGFGSYFCYDNPSALQQQVKQDMDLNTSSFMQLYAWYSWPNVVLCFLGGFLLDRVFGIRLGTIIFSLFVCVGQVIFAAGALFNAFWLMILGRFVFGIGGESLAVAQNTYAVNWFKGKGLNLVFGLQLSMARLGSTVNMNVMGLVYENIRGLRDGTGYTTLGITLMIAAATCVFSLICALVLGYLDRRAERILKKEVCSTGEVIKLTDVKDFPLSLWLIFIICVGYYVAIFPFIGLGQVFFIEKFNFSPVQASAINSIVYIISAPASPLLGFLVDKTGKNIIWVLMAVIITLASHMMLAFTFWNPWIAMCLLGVSYSLLACALWPMVAFVVPEHQLGTAYGFMQSIQNLGLALIAMAAGAILDSRGYLFLEVFFCACVCIALIAVVLLYFLDLIKGGELNLSTSARARLQKDTLSHSEGRQSSVQEEDELSRLKPLSAFGLRNRYLSRLGAQLPDHCCSHLSSLAHRSLLK